Within Pygocentrus nattereri isolate fPygNat1 chromosome 17, fPygNat1.pri, whole genome shotgun sequence, the genomic segment AGTCTTCATTTATGTTGACTTGATCAACTGGCCTTCCACAGGGTCATCTACCAAACTTCAGATAAGCTAGTGCAATAATGAAAAGCCTTTTAAGATGGTATTTTGGATTACATCAAAGGGCAAATGGCAAGGCCAAAAGAACAAGAGGGTCCTACAACTCACAAAGCTCTGCGACttagaggaagtgagagagcaCAGAGCGTGGGCTACTTCCATGCCTAATTGGATTTACTTTAGCTAGAGCCACAGCTAGGAGAGGAGGTTTTTGAATCTGATTAAGTTAGGAGCAACTTCCCCAGTTTTAGTATATCTCTAGAGACAGGTTGAGGGAATGCTTTCTACAATGAATCCCTCACTACTACTTTACATTCATTGACCTGGATGACTGAAAACCTTCACAGACATATAAGAAAATATGTAATGTGTCTTTTATCTTATGCAGGCGGCTAAACACGTTGAACAAGTGCGCTTCACTGAAACTTGACGTGAATCTTCCAAAAAAGAAAGTAAGTAATATTTTTTGTCAAACTACATGAACCTTGTatcaataaacactttactCTCATTGTAAGATGCCATTGTTGCACTTTGGGATTTAAATTACCTGGTTATTATTCAAGTGAAGGGGCTATTTTTGCCCTCTTTGAGAACCACATTCCATTCCAGTTCCAGATGCCCTTTTCATCCCCCCATGTTCTGATATTTGAGAATCCCCTGTTGCATAGTGTGACTTGATCAAGCTTTTGCTCCATCAAAACACCTTTGAGCAAAGTGAACTGCCCTCTTAATGACCGGGATTTGTTTGTACATTGTTAACCTCTGCTCTCAATGGAGCTAAATACACTGAGTAGAAACTGATATTTCATGTTATATCACACTACTTATATCATCAGTGTCATCTTATGAACTTTAGgaaagaaataataaagaaaCCAATGAAGAAAGACAACAATTTTCTTTAAGACTTTTTTTGACAACTGTTGGTTTTCATAGTTCAATATGAGTTATTTAAATTCTAAAAGTGATTTGTTTTGTGCTGTGAAGaaatcagagaccacacttcacttatttattttccatttaaatggATTCTATAAGTACAAATTGTGCATTTTTAATGGatatttctgatatttttaagaagatatttttaaatcattaaaaaatttagaaatatGGGAGTCCTTAAAAGCATacaaaacctggtagaccaccaaagcttttgccattttggctgtaaaataaagaaatgcacagtgctgtaaaattcaaaataaaagtaccCAGAAGGCTCTTACACATTTATCAGTTCCTTTTTTTCCAACCCTACTGACAacaatttttcttgtttttctgcaGAGCGAGGACTCCGATGAGGACGACCTGTTTGCTATTAGTGACAAATGGACTTTTGAGTGGACCAGTCGACGTTGGTCCAGACTCCAGGATATCGATTGTCTCCTGGAGAGTGTTGAGCACGAGGAGAGGCCAGAAGATTGTGCCCTACGGACAACGCCCAGCAGTGAGAGTGTTCTGACTGACCTGAGTGAGCCTGAAGTTTCCtctttgcacagtgaaagcAGCAGTGGAGGAGTGCGAGGTCACAGCGCTGAGGATTCAGACGGCTCGCACCACTCTCGCTCGGACTCGGCTGCAACCATGCCTGACCGGACCTCACTGGGCGTGGCCCACCATGCCCGATCACACCTTGGCAGTGGTGGCTCTCACCACACATGCTCAGACCCAGCAACCATGCACGAGAATACCTCACTGGTGGTTGCCAACTTGCCTCCTGACCTTCCTTGCTACGGCTCACTTCCCATCAAGCATGGTAAGCGTGGCCGGGCACGAGCTAAGGACTTCCTGCAGCGCATGGAAGTGCTGCGGTCGCGTGGAACACTGAGCGGAGGCCGCAGGACCTTAGTAATTGGTGCGCCTGTTCTCCAGCACGAACCTGAAACAGTGAAGGCTCTTCGCTGCGTGGAAATTAATGTAAATGGCGATGGAGGGCTGCCTGAACCACCCTCCAGTGCTGGCCTACAGTCCAGCAGCGACGGCAGCAGCAGTCAATCCAGTACACCCAGCCTGAAGGACCGCAAGGCCATCCGCAATGACCACAAGCGCAGTGGCATGTACCTGGAGGACCTGGATGTGTTCTCCAGTGTGGTTCAGGGCAAAAGGGTGGCAGAGCAGAACCGTCGCAATGAGCTCCACTCTTATGAAGACCTAGTTGTCCATATCCCCAAAGACCACAAGCCTGGGACATTTCCCAAAGCACTTTCCATTGAAAGTCTCTCGCCCACAGCTGCACCTATCAGCAGGCTTCCGGAGGTCCAACGTCAACCCAGCATAAAAGAGCCACGACCTATCACCCAGTGCTGCTCACGGGGCAGCCGGATTAGCATCTACGACAATGTGCCTGGCTCTCACCTCTACGCTAGCACAGGAGATCTAATCGACCTGGAGAAGGAGGATCTATTTCCACACTTGGACGATATACTGCAGCACGTAAATGGACTGCAGCAGATTGTGGATCATTGGTCCAAAAATGTTCTGCCCACAGGAGAGAGTGCAGAGAAGGGCCAGAAGGGGGAGGTGGATGGAAACATCCAGTCGTCCAGCCACATCACGCTGGATTTAGAGGGTCACTCTATGCTAGAGGGGCAGGCCACCcccagtgatggtgatagggaTGCCATCTCGCTGAATGAAACTGAATCTACTGGcatgagagaaaggagagactCCGGTGTTGGCGCTTCACTCACCAGACCAAACCGGTATGGTTTACAGCTTTATATCCACATGACATCCTTCTTTtacttctcttctttttttacgTGTTCAAGTTTTCTGGGCTCCTAATAACTTTCAAGCTCACCTCCCACCTTGTCCACTGATTTCAGATaagtaataaacaaaatatctaaacatcatgaaatacatttgcttttatttttttttattgtcagtaaaacttttttttactcatggcagtactgtgcaaaagtcactaATTTTGTTAATTTagcttttgatcattttttgataccattattattatgattttgaTACCATTATgtactatttattatttttgaagcGTCTTGAAAAGTGTATATTTAACAGacaaatataaaatcattaaatataATATGCACCCTACTGCCACTTTTATTCTTCCATCCTTCCAAACTTAAAACCAGtgagttacagctgtgtcctcccaacaaaagctgttcccaTAAGAGTCACTGACTAAATATTcctcctcaaacacacactaacattcacacaaacaagtACCCAGACTCACCTTAGCTGCCTTCACATTTCTTTGTAATGTGCATCTAAAGTGCACaaaagagatatttctgagattacaTCCACTTGCACGAGGAAGGGAAGAGGCAAAGGAAAGTGataattaaaagattcagagaaaatGGTACTTTGAACAACcttgcaagacctggcagaccatcaaaactgtctccatcagataaGTAGTAcctaaagctttcgtctttgataGTGAGGAAAAAACCAAGCTCCACTCCTGTTTCAGGTCTTCATAAAGtcaaactttggaggtgtggaaaaatatccctgcagaagtctttgaaaaactgaaagcaactcttacaaaaacaatggaaactgtaattaaacataaattaaaattatatttattttttctgcatttggctggaaataataataaataaaaaaaaacaaaaaaaaaacaaaagggtaTCTCTGACCTTTTCACAGTACTATATATGGTTGGAGAAGCACCTGTACATTTAAGGGTCAACATCACACTTTTCTAACTATTTCCTGATCATTTGCTTTAAGGACATTTGAACATAAAAGGAATTTTGGTATGTAGGTCATTCAGAGAGATACCCTAAAATAACCTCTGTAAAGAAAACTAAGTGTGTAATTGCATTGATTTCTATGGTTTTGTGGTCTTACTGTGAACTCTTACCTCTTTCCTATTATATACCATGCACACCTACCTCAGTGCTCACTTAAAATCCCTTTGTGGTTGGACTTTGTACTTACAGTATTTGCCTTTCAAGCAAACCTTTGCACTACACTTCACTTGCATCACTTTATTCCCCTGCACACTTTAGGCTTTGCCTTCATGTTTTATCTATTAAAGTAAACGCTCTTGTATTTGTGGATCAGACAGTGTTTTTGGTATTTCATTATTATCCACACTGAATGCAGTTTGTTATGCCTGGTCAGTGTTTACCACCAACACACCTTGAAATGGAGCTCACATTTCATTGTACCACATATCAAAAATCATAATAGCTGTATTTCAGACTTATTTTGTCTTTAGAAGTTAAATAAAGTGGATTTGTGTTCTGTTTGTAGTTTGCGATGGCCCAGTTTCCAAATATCCAACCGCCTCAGCCATTCAGTGGCCTCCCTCCAGATCACCAACCAGTCCGCAGGTCAACTCAGCCTTCTGCAGAAGTTCTCCTTGCTGCGACTGACGGCTATCATGGAGAAATACTCAATGTCCAACAAGCATGGCTGGACCTGGTGAGGCACACCTTCTTgagattttacatttttttgtgcatttttaataGTTCTCCACTGAGATTAAATGTCACAACATTTGTTATGTTATGCTGATGTTCTTTTTAAGGTGGTTTTAaagtcctttttcagtttttgagacaAAATGAGTGTTATTAACACTCATGAAGTCTtgatatttgaaaatgtatcaaaTCTTTTCAATATTTTTGCATATCAGGTCAGTACCAAAGTTCATGAAGCGGATGAAGGTGCCTGACTATAAGGATAAGAACGTGTTTGGTGTTCCTCTGATTGTGCACGTGCAGCGCTTCGGTCAGCCCCTACCTCTAGGCCTCCAGCAGGCTCTCCGCTACCTCAGGAGTCAGTGTCTCGACCAGGTTAGTCAAAGCTACAATAGATAAAGCATTCTGGTAGTTTATACGCTTCTTATCTTCATAGGCAGACCTATATTGAAAGATACTTTCTTACTTCAAAAACCCACTTAAAAAATGAAGTTCAGAATTTAGAGCATTCTCACTCAACACTCCTGAGTCATTCTGTTCATGCTGTTTTATTCTGATTCAAACCGGTTCTCATTATGATCTCCAGGTGGGCCTCTTCCGCAAGTCGGGGGTGAAGTCTCGCATCCAGGCGCTCAGGCAGATGAACGAGAGCTCTCCAGAGGATGTTAACTATGAAGATCAGTCTGCTTATGATGTGGCTGACATGGTCAAACAGTTCTTCAGAGACCTACCTGAGCCTCTCCTCACCAGCAAACTGGGAGAAACCTTCCTCCATATTTACCAATGTGAGGACATACACACTCAAACGACTGACAATCATTTAAACAGGCACACAGTGTTCTTCACATAGAACAGCAATGATATTAATCTAAATTTTGAAGGAGTTTTAAAGCTTCTGAATATTTTCTTAGCAATATTGTtagctttattttcttcttcttctttctgcatTCACTCACTATTACAGATTACATATTTTAAGCACACAAAATACAGTGCAAGTGTGTGCATGCAGCCCTCCAACACAGtacttttcaaaagttcctcccaccttcaaggtACGCATGTCATCAGAAGGAGGTTTCacaagttttttaaaaattcactgAAAACGATTCACCCATtaaacatgaattattcagagtggtttgatgtaaagtgctccattctagagaaatccAATGAGTCGTTTGTGTGATAGGAGCCAGGTGATTCAGgagtttaatggctctaaaaactccctcacaggaagtttttacatgaaatgctgATGAATACGCTGCATGATGTCAGAGGCATGGTTTTGCAATAGATAgatataaagttttggcctgaaacataTTTCTTTCGTTTATAATTATGATGGAGAGGTATATGCAGGTTAAAAACAGGaagaactttatttttttcagatttaccatttAAATGCATACCTAGTATAAAATGCCAGAATTGTAGAAAATGGTTTTGAccttaatatttttattttatttctataaaaAATTTATAACAAGATTTAGTTTTGTACAACATTCAGTCATGTGGAGCTCGATGTTGTAGATATAACCTAATTAATAATGAAACTTGGCTATGAAAAACTATGTAATTTGTAGAACAATCTGTAGATAAGTGACAAACACAATgtcaaaatataataaaatgttgaattttattattattttgttattgtcaGCATTGCAGTTATTGTAGTTTCACTACAATTGTTGAGCGTACATGTATAAAATTACTTTATTAAGACAGGTATTTAGTTGTTAAACTAATTTTAACTACTAAATATTAGTTTCAACTACTTTGTAGGGAGctatacataaaaaaattaagtaatgttagatgtgtccaaATTGATGAACAGAGTGGCAAGTGATTTAGTAATCACTGGTAATGATGGTAACGACTGAACTTTATAATGTTAAGAATGAATTTATAATAAGTGTTACGCCAAGAATGCCTTACATTTGAAATGTGGTGTTTATATTTCAAGCAGGAATTTATTAAGTAATTTCTGTGAATATATAATCACAGTatatttacaagacagtagtgcgtcctgctatgatgtatggtttggagactgtggctctgtctaaaagacaggaggctgagctggaggtggcggagatgaagatgctgagattttcgttgggagtgacaaggctggacaagattagaaatgggcagatcagagggacagtgaaggtggagcagtttggagataaagccagagaggccaggttgagatggtttggacatgtgttgagcaggaacagtggatatattgggcaaagaatgttggagatggagctgccgggtagaaggagaagaggtagacctcagagaaggtttatggatgtagtgaaggtggacatggagatggttggtgtgaaagtagaggaggaaatggatagggcaagatggaggcagatgatccgctgtggcaacccctaaagggaccagccgaaagaagaagaagaagaagatataatCACAGTATATTATTCATACTTTAGTAACTTCTTGATGATCCCAAAAACATTGACTAAAACACCTTGAAAGTGCTTGGTTTACAGTGTTTCAATCTACATAGTGTAAGTTATCATTGAATAACATTACAGCAATGATTTTGAAGAGTGAatccaaacatttaaaaactagtgtatatatactgtatgtagcAGTGGTTGCTGAGAAGCCCATACATAAGggttaatcattttttaatgatTGTCCACTGTGCTCTACCTACAGATGTGCCTAAGGACCAGCGCCTGCAGGCGGTTCAGGCAGCCATCATGCTGATGTCAGACGAGAACAGGGAAGTGCtgcagactttgctctgcttccTCAGTGATGTCACTTCCTCCGTGCAGGAGAACCAGATGACGCCAATGAATATCGCTGTGTGTCTGGCTCCCTCACTGTTTCACCTCAACATCCTGAAGAAGGACAACCTCTCTCCCAGGTGAGCTTCCCCATGGTCTCTTATGGTCAATGATGTGCAAGCTTTTCTTTCATATGAGTgcttcagtgtttttcaacagAGATGCCGCACTGGCTTTCTTTAGGATCTAAAGTTGTGAATGAATGCATTTAATGAGCAAAGGAGGAGAAAAACCTCCGCAAAGCTGTATTACTATGTGATGAATGATGGGTTAGATGATTAAAAGATGGTGTGGCCTGCTCCTGCTCCTCTACAGAGCCATGCAGAAGAAATATGCCACTGGGCGGCCAGACCAAAAGGACCTGAATGAAAACCTGGCTGCCACCCAGGGCCTGGCACACATGATCACAGAGTGTAACCGGCTGTTCGAGGTGAGTCTGGGGaattttctgtctctgtctctccctctctttaatAGGGCTGTTCGATTCAAGAAATTTTGAGTCGAGTCTGATTCCGATTCCAAGTAATGGGAATTGATGGAGGCGATTCAAAGAGTCGATTCCATGTTGTAATTaaaaaattgattaaaaaaaaaaacaag encodes:
- the stard13b gene encoding stAR-related lipid transfer protein 13 isoform X5, which produces MTAKRKSLSLKLRRSFSEQLRDSTSRAWSFLWRTSRERRLAEIEAKEACDWLRAAGFPQYAQLFEDSQFPIDISPVKKDHDFLDKDLVEPLCRRLNTLNKCASLKLDVNLPKKKSEDSDEDDLFAISDKWTFEWTSRRWSRLQDIDCLLESVEHEERPEDCALRTTPSSESVLTDLSEPEVSSLHSESSSGGVRGHSAEDSDGSHHSRSDSAATMPDRTSLGVAHHARSHLGSGGSHHTCSDPATMHENTSLVVANLPPDLPCYGSLPIKHGKRGRARAKDFLQRMEVLRSRGTLSGGRRTLVIGAPVLQHEPETVKALRCVEINVNGDGGLPEPPSSAGLQSSSDGSSSQSSTPSLKDRKAIRNDHKRSGMYLEDLDVFSSVVQGKRVAEQNRRNELHSYEDLVVHIPKDHKPGTFPKALSIESLSPTAAPISRLPEVQRQPSIKEPRPITQCCSRGSRISIYDNVPGSHLYASTGDLIDLEKEDLFPHLDDILQHVNGLQQIVDHWSKNVLPTGESAEKGQKGEVDGNIQSSSHITLDLEGHSMLEGQATPSDGDRDAISLNETESTGMRERRDSGVGASLTRPNRLRWPSFQISNRLSHSVASLQITNQSAGQLSLLQKFSLLRLTAIMEKYSMSNKHGWTWSVPKFMKRMKVPDYKDKNVFGVPLIVHVQRFGQPLPLGLQQALRYLRSQCLDQVGLFRKSGVKSRIQALRQMNESSPEDVNYEDQSAYDVADMVKQFFRDLPEPLLTSKLGETFLHIYQYVPKDQRLQAVQAAIMLMSDENREVLQTLLCFLSDVTSSVQENQMTPMNIAVCLAPSLFHLNILKKDNLSPRAMQKKYATGRPDQKDLNENLAATQGLAHMITECNRLFEIPHEMVTQSRNSYVEAELQAPTLEELCKQQHPQQEEEEEEVSWPAHLETRLQSLFKEARDKAKGWVSCQSADNTELSYKKVGDGNPLRRWRVSVEVEAPPSVVLNRVLRERHLWDVDLLQWKVCEALDKQTEIFQYVLNRMPPHPSRDFIVLRSWRTDLPRGACSLVSVSIEHDCPLLGGVRGIVLESNYLLEPCGSGKSRLTHICRVDLKGRTPEWYNKAFGHLCAAEAARIRNSFQPIHAEGPETKI
- the stard13b gene encoding stAR-related lipid transfer protein 13 isoform X2, encoding MEALSMVTLEGQPTSATPLTPKMTFSALKSTAGMTEDGNKTMRNISSENVVNVAPEKQENAERNVENEDFIQSEHACAPQDSKLGSILNLPTLTKEYNYTTGNTVIENKDDLNGCCYGSDFVCLLQEDNQAVLFSDGPTLNGHAVDTVANSKPLCPVCSSKMSSQVDHTHLPMNSSLPSDPLSSTAPSNEAGELPRIIKHKPSSITFADYTFLPASVQGVHESSDSGESSSSEEEDDDDDNVFTQMPQNRETVLTSRRRRGGRRQGIVGEAAKWDPDSNARLGTGGYEGEGESNSHESAAALGTEGKQSLINMARGPEWKECHGQGIFSTDTSSVTRTCPRKAEMSIKTKRGGAEIEAKEACDWLRAAGFPQYAQLFEDSQFPIDISPVKKDHDFLDKDLVEPLCRRLNTLNKCASLKLDVNLPKKKSEDSDEDDLFAISDKWTFEWTSRRWSRLQDIDCLLESVEHEERPEDCALRTTPSSESVLTDLSEPEVSSLHSESSSGGVRGHSAEDSDGSHHSRSDSAATMPDRTSLGVAHHARSHLGSGGSHHTCSDPATMHENTSLVVANLPPDLPCYGSLPIKHGKRGRARAKDFLQRMEVLRSRGTLSGGRRTLVIGAPVLQHEPETVKALRCVEINVNGDGGLPEPPSSAGLQSSSDGSSSQSSTPSLKDRKAIRNDHKRSGMYLEDLDVFSSVVQGKRVAEQNRRNELHSYEDLVVHIPKDHKPGTFPKALSIESLSPTAAPISRLPEVQRQPSIKEPRPITQCCSRGSRISIYDNVPGSHLYASTGDLIDLEKEDLFPHLDDILQHVNGLQQIVDHWSKNVLPTGESAEKGQKGEVDGNIQSSSHITLDLEGHSMLEGQATPSDGDRDAISLNETESTGMRERRDSGVGASLTRPNRLRWPSFQISNRLSHSVASLQITNQSAGQLSLLQKFSLLRLTAIMEKYSMSNKHGWTWSVPKFMKRMKVPDYKDKNVFGVPLIVHVQRFGQPLPLGLQQALRYLRSQCLDQVGLFRKSGVKSRIQALRQMNESSPEDVNYEDQSAYDVADMVKQFFRDLPEPLLTSKLGETFLHIYQYVPKDQRLQAVQAAIMLMSDENREVLQTLLCFLSDVTSSVQENQMTPMNIAVCLAPSLFHLNILKKDNLSPRAMQKKYATGRPDQKDLNENLAATQGLAHMITECNRLFEIPHEMVTQSRNSYVEAELQAPTLEELCKQQHPQQEEEEEEVSWPAHLETRLQSLFKEARDKAKGWVSCQSADNTELSYKKVGDGNPLRRWRVSVEVEAPPSVVLNRVLRERHLWDVDLLQWKVCEALDKQTEIFQYVLNRMPPHPSRDFIVLRSWRTDLPRGACSLVSVSIEHDCPLLGGVRGIVLESNYLLEPCGSGKSRLTHICRVDLKGRTPEWYNKAFGHLCAAEAARIRNSFQPIHAEGPETKI
- the stard13b gene encoding stAR-related lipid transfer protein 13 isoform X3, producing the protein MFRELPESESSECLGSMTPETQDIYLRMDHLRRRSGYRLGRIIARQQLLRRIAAEIEAKEACDWLRAAGFPQYAQLFEDSQFPIDISPVKKDHDFLDKDLVEPLCRRLNTLNKCASLKLDVNLPKKKSEDSDEDDLFAISDKWTFEWTSRRWSRLQDIDCLLESVEHEERPEDCALRTTPSSESVLTDLSEPEVSSLHSESSSGGVRGHSAEDSDGSHHSRSDSAATMPDRTSLGVAHHARSHLGSGGSHHTCSDPATMHENTSLVVANLPPDLPCYGSLPIKHGKRGRARAKDFLQRMEVLRSRGTLSGGRRTLVIGAPVLQHEPETVKALRCVEINVNGDGGLPEPPSSAGLQSSSDGSSSQSSTPSLKDRKAIRNDHKRSGMYLEDLDVFSSVVQGKRVAEQNRRNELHSYEDLVVHIPKDHKPGTFPKALSIESLSPTAAPISRLPEVQRQPSIKEPRPITQCCSRGSRISIYDNVPGSHLYASTGDLIDLEKEDLFPHLDDILQHVNGLQQIVDHWSKNVLPTGESAEKGQKGEVDGNIQSSSHITLDLEGHSMLEGQATPSDGDRDAISLNETESTGMRERRDSGVGASLTRPNRLRWPSFQISNRLSHSVASLQITNQSAGQLSLLQKFSLLRLTAIMEKYSMSNKHGWTWSVPKFMKRMKVPDYKDKNVFGVPLIVHVQRFGQPLPLGLQQALRYLRSQCLDQVGLFRKSGVKSRIQALRQMNESSPEDVNYEDQSAYDVADMVKQFFRDLPEPLLTSKLGETFLHIYQYVPKDQRLQAVQAAIMLMSDENREVLQTLLCFLSDVTSSVQENQMTPMNIAVCLAPSLFHLNILKKDNLSPRAMQKKYATGRPDQKDLNENLAATQGLAHMITECNRLFEIPHEMVTQSRNSYVEAELQAPTLEELCKQQHPQQEEEEEEVSWPAHLETRLQSLFKEARDKAKGWVSCQSADNTELSYKKVGDGNPLRRWRVSVEVEAPPSVVLNRVLRERHLWDVDLLQWKVCEALDKQTEIFQYVLNRMPPHPSRDFIVLRSWRTDLPRGACSLVSVSIEHDCPLLGGVRGIVLESNYLLEPCGSGKSRLTHICRVDLKGRTPEWYNKAFGHLCAAEAARIRNSFQPIHAEGPETKI
- the stard13b gene encoding stAR-related lipid transfer protein 13 isoform X4; this translates as MARGPEWKECHGQGIFSTDTSSVTRTCPRKAEMSIKTKRGGAEIEAKEACDWLRAAGFPQYAQLFEDSQFPIDISPVKKDHDFLDKDLVEPLCRRLNTLNKCASLKLDVNLPKKKSEDSDEDDLFAISDKWTFEWTSRRWSRLQDIDCLLESVEHEERPEDCALRTTPSSESVLTDLSEPEVSSLHSESSSGGVRGHSAEDSDGSHHSRSDSAATMPDRTSLGVAHHARSHLGSGGSHHTCSDPATMHENTSLVVANLPPDLPCYGSLPIKHGKRGRARAKDFLQRMEVLRSRGTLSGGRRTLVIGAPVLQHEPETVKALRCVEINVNGDGGLPEPPSSAGLQSSSDGSSSQSSTPSLKDRKAIRNDHKRSGMYLEDLDVFSSVVQGKRVAEQNRRNELHSYEDLVVHIPKDHKPGTFPKALSIESLSPTAAPISRLPEVQRQPSIKEPRPITQCCSRGSRISIYDNVPGSHLYASTGDLIDLEKEDLFPHLDDILQHVNGLQQIVDHWSKNVLPTGESAEKGQKGEVDGNIQSSSHITLDLEGHSMLEGQATPSDGDRDAISLNETESTGMRERRDSGVGASLTRPNRLRWPSFQISNRLSHSVASLQITNQSAGQLSLLQKFSLLRLTAIMEKYSMSNKHGWTWSVPKFMKRMKVPDYKDKNVFGVPLIVHVQRFGQPLPLGLQQALRYLRSQCLDQVGLFRKSGVKSRIQALRQMNESSPEDVNYEDQSAYDVADMVKQFFRDLPEPLLTSKLGETFLHIYQYVPKDQRLQAVQAAIMLMSDENREVLQTLLCFLSDVTSSVQENQMTPMNIAVCLAPSLFHLNILKKDNLSPRAMQKKYATGRPDQKDLNENLAATQGLAHMITECNRLFEIPHEMVTQSRNSYVEAELQAPTLEELCKQQHPQQEEEEEEVSWPAHLETRLQSLFKEARDKAKGWVSCQSADNTELSYKKVGDGNPLRRWRVSVEVEAPPSVVLNRVLRERHLWDVDLLQWKVCEALDKQTEIFQYVLNRMPPHPSRDFIVLRSWRTDLPRGACSLVSVSIEHDCPLLGGVRGIVLESNYLLEPCGSGKSRLTHICRVDLKGRTPEWYNKAFGHLCAAEAARIRNSFQPIHAEGPETKI
- the stard13b gene encoding stAR-related lipid transfer protein 13 isoform X1, coding for MEALSMVTLEGQPTSATPLTPKMTFSALKSTAGMTEDGNKTMRNISSENVVNVAPEKQENAERNVENEDFIQSEHACAPQDSKLGSILNLPTLTKEYNYTTGNTVIENKDDLNGCCYGSDFVCLLQEDNQAVLFSDGPTLNGHAVDTVANSKPLCPVCSSKMSSQVDHTHLPMNSSLPSDPLSSTAPSNEAGELPRIIKHKPSSITFADYTFLPASVQGVHESSDSGESSSSEEEDDDDDNVFTQMPQNRETVLTSRRRRGGRRQGIVGEAAKWDPDSNARLGTGGYEGEGESNSHEESPLVLLSPWSESMTQLMKKLDQLNLDIEEALSAGSSPSDTPGTTRRHTANDKTSQQSAAALGTEGKQSLINMARGPEWKECHGQGIFSTDTSSVTRTCPRKAEMSIKTKRGGAEIEAKEACDWLRAAGFPQYAQLFEDSQFPIDISPVKKDHDFLDKDLVEPLCRRLNTLNKCASLKLDVNLPKKKSEDSDEDDLFAISDKWTFEWTSRRWSRLQDIDCLLESVEHEERPEDCALRTTPSSESVLTDLSEPEVSSLHSESSSGGVRGHSAEDSDGSHHSRSDSAATMPDRTSLGVAHHARSHLGSGGSHHTCSDPATMHENTSLVVANLPPDLPCYGSLPIKHGKRGRARAKDFLQRMEVLRSRGTLSGGRRTLVIGAPVLQHEPETVKALRCVEINVNGDGGLPEPPSSAGLQSSSDGSSSQSSTPSLKDRKAIRNDHKRSGMYLEDLDVFSSVVQGKRVAEQNRRNELHSYEDLVVHIPKDHKPGTFPKALSIESLSPTAAPISRLPEVQRQPSIKEPRPITQCCSRGSRISIYDNVPGSHLYASTGDLIDLEKEDLFPHLDDILQHVNGLQQIVDHWSKNVLPTGESAEKGQKGEVDGNIQSSSHITLDLEGHSMLEGQATPSDGDRDAISLNETESTGMRERRDSGVGASLTRPNRLRWPSFQISNRLSHSVASLQITNQSAGQLSLLQKFSLLRLTAIMEKYSMSNKHGWTWSVPKFMKRMKVPDYKDKNVFGVPLIVHVQRFGQPLPLGLQQALRYLRSQCLDQVGLFRKSGVKSRIQALRQMNESSPEDVNYEDQSAYDVADMVKQFFRDLPEPLLTSKLGETFLHIYQYVPKDQRLQAVQAAIMLMSDENREVLQTLLCFLSDVTSSVQENQMTPMNIAVCLAPSLFHLNILKKDNLSPRAMQKKYATGRPDQKDLNENLAATQGLAHMITECNRLFEIPHEMVTQSRNSYVEAELQAPTLEELCKQQHPQQEEEEEEVSWPAHLETRLQSLFKEARDKAKGWVSCQSADNTELSYKKVGDGNPLRRWRVSVEVEAPPSVVLNRVLRERHLWDVDLLQWKVCEALDKQTEIFQYVLNRMPPHPSRDFIVLRSWRTDLPRGACSLVSVSIEHDCPLLGGVRGIVLESNYLLEPCGSGKSRLTHICRVDLKGRTPEWYNKAFGHLCAAEAARIRNSFQPIHAEGPETKI